The Astyanax mexicanus isolate ESR-SI-001 chromosome 21, AstMex3_surface, whole genome shotgun sequence genome contains the following window.
AGAGATCtacaacaacacaaaaagattCATACCGGAGAAAAGCCTTTTGCCTGCACTCAGTGCGATAAAGTTTTTGTTTCATCAAGCCATCTTAAGACCCACATGATGATTCATACTGGAGAAAAGCCGTTTACCTGCACTGAGTGTGGGCGTGGTTTTTGTACATCATACCACCTTAAATACCACATCATGAGTCATACTGGAGAAAAgccatttacatgcacttattgtggTAAAGGCTACACTACATCAGGCAGTCTTACAACTCACGTCATGATTCATACTGGAGAAAGGCCATTTACATGCACTGAGTGTGGGAAAGGTTTTACTACATCGAAGCATCTTAAAACCCACATGATGATTCATACTGGAGAAAAGCCGTTTACCTGCACTGAGTGTGGCCGTGgtttttgtaaattaaataatcttaAGACCCACATGATGATTCATACTGGAGCAAGGGCGTTTACCTGCACTGTCTGTGGGCGTGGTTTTTGTTCATCAAACCATTTTAAAACCCACATGCtaattcatactggagaaaaGCCGTTTGTTTGCACCGTGTGCGGGCTTGGTTTAACTacttcaaacaaccttaaaaccCACATGCTGATTCATACCGGAGAAAAGCCGTTTACCTGCAGCGAGTGCGGGAAAGGGTGTACTACTGCAAGCGTTCTTAAAACTCACATGATGATTCATACTGGAGAAAAGCCATTTACCTGTACTCAATGCGGGAAAGGTTTTACTCACTTAAGCTTTCTTAAAACCCACATGATGATTCATACTGGAGAAAGGCCGTTTACCTGCACTCATTGTGGGAAAGGCTTCACTACATCAGGCAATCTTAAAACCCACGTCATGATTCATACTGGAGAAAAGCCGTTTCCTTGCACTGAGTGTGGGAAACGTTTTATGACGTCATTACATCTCAAATCCCACATGATGGTTCATACTGGGAAAAAACCATTTGTCTGCACTGTGTGTGGGCAAGGGTCATCTACTTCAGGCCACCTTAAAATCCACATGAGAACTCATACTGGAGAGAAGCCTTTTAGTTGCACTCATTGTGGGAAGAGCTTTTCAGACTTGAGTCACTGTAAATCTCACATgagaattcatactggagaaaaaCCGTTTACCTGCACTGAGTGTGGGCGTGGCTTTTGTACATCAAACCATCTTAAAACCCACTTTATGACTCATACTGGAGAAAGGCCGTTTACCTGCACTGTGTGCGGAAAAGGCTTTACTATAGCAAACAATCTTAGAACCCACATGATGATTCATACTGGAGAAAAACCGTTTACCTGCACTGAGTGTGGGAAAGGTTTCACAAAAGTGAGCCGTTTTAAATCCCACATGGAAACTCATACTGGACATTCAGTCAGTGGAGAAAGTGTATTTTAAATTCAACTTTCTATATATCCCTTCAGGATGATTCATACTGGACAAAAGCCTATTCATACTGgagaataaaaaactgaaaaaatgttcAAACTTAAAACCTGTTTGTTAGTTTACACAGAAGAAaagctgaatgttttttttttcatcccaatccactatgaatatttattatttgatCATTCATACCGGTTAGTGTGATATACAATAAATTGTAAATATATGTTTACTTGCATGTGAATTGTTTTATACTTTTTGTACACAAGTTTGTTTGATAAGTGCAATTGAGTGTTAGTTGtttaatctaaatataaaattagTTTGGATTGTTAAACTgtatctaactcaattaaaagtgtaaaaact
Protein-coding sequences here:
- the LOC103032199 gene encoding gastrula zinc finger protein XlCGF57.1; the encoded protein is MEESCWVEMSGDKEEREEIRGMEGSELNTKEEEEEEEEEEEEEEGGEIFLQRNIKEELELEVITIKEEPDEQNPNSELQAISFSDASHTEIHTGDSFTCSHCGKGFPSKKSLNCHIETHEIKKPHQCDQCDRSYKRLRDLQQHKKIHTGEKPFACTQCDKVFVSSSHLKTHMMIHTGEKPFTCTECGRGFCTSYHLKYHIMSHTGEKPFTCTYCGKGYTTSGSLTTHVMIHTGERPFTCTECGKGFTTSKHLKTHMMIHTGEKPFTCTECGRGFCKLNNLKTHMMIHTGARAFTCTVCGRGFCSSNHFKTHMLIHTGEKPFVCTVCGLGLTTSNNLKTHMLIHTGEKPFTCSECGKGCTTASVLKTHMMIHTGEKPFTCTQCGKGFTHLSFLKTHMMIHTGERPFTCTHCGKGFTTSGNLKTHVMIHTGEKPFPCTECGKRFMTSLHLKSHMMVHTGKKPFVCTVCGQGSSTSGHLKIHMRTHTGEKPFSCTHCGKSFSDLSHCKSHMRIHTGEKPFTCTECGRGFCTSNHLKTHFMTHTGERPFTCTVCGKGFTIANNLRTHMMIHTGEKPFTCTECGKGFTKVSRFKSHMETHTGHSVSGESVF